A stretch of Cheilinus undulatus linkage group 20, ASM1832078v1, whole genome shotgun sequence DNA encodes these proteins:
- the lcmt1 gene encoding leucine carboxyl methyltransferase 1, which produces MATRQPFTDTDTADEAVRATCDDATTCKRFATSKSYWKDPYIQYFARSVGERKAPEINRGYYARVKGVNRLLDAFIRKTECDCQVINLGAGLDTTFWRLKDENLMPKKFFEVDFPTVVARKIHNIKTKPPLSKPLIETHSTDSLLLDAHSLDSDRYCIIGADLRDISSLDEKLKKFQLNPELPTLLLSECVLVYMTPSQSSNLVHWAAETFHTAMFINYEQVNMSDRFGQVMIENLQRRQCTLAGVETCRSLDSQKERFLKTGWEHADALDMMTVYSMLPQDDVARIESLEFLDERELLQQLLQHYSICWATKDKLNLGLSQLGF; this is translated from the exons ATGGCAACTCGACAACCCTTCACAGACACGGATACTGCAGATGAGGCAGTGAGGGCGACCTGTGACGATGCAACGACTTGTAAAAG GTTTGCAACCAGTAAAAGCTACTGGAAGGACCCATATATCCAGTATTTTGCAAGATCTGTGGGAGAACGGAAGGCACCTGAAATCAATAGAG GTTACTACGCCCGAGTTAAGGGAGTAAACCGTCTGCTTGATGCGTTTATAAGGAAAACAGAGTGTGACTGTCAAGTAATCAACCTCGGTGCTGGACTGGACACAACATTTTGGAGACTAAAG gatgaaaaCCTCATGCCAAAGAAGTTCTTTGAAGTTGACTTTCCAACAGTTGTGGCcagaaaaatacacaatattaA GACAAAGCCACCGCTCTCCAAACCTCTCATTGAAACCCACTCCACAGACTCCTTACTGCTCg aTGCCCACAGCCTGGACTCAGATCGTTACTGTATCATCGGAGCGGATCTCAGAGACATCTCTAGTCTGGacgaaaaactgaaaaagttcCAGCTGAATCCAGA ATTACCCACCTTGCTCCTGTCAGAGTGTGTGCTGGTCTACATGACCCCCTCCCAGTCCTCCAATCTGGTTCACTGGGCAGCAGAAACCTTCCACACTGCCATGTTCATCAACTACGAGCAG GTGAACATGAGCGATCGGTTTGGCCAGGTGATGATCGAGAACCTGCAGCGTCGCCAGTGCACCCTGGCAGGAGTGGAAACCTGTCGGTCTCTGGACTCACAG AAAGAGCGCTTTCTGAAGACAGGCTGGGAGCATGCCGATGCTCTGGACATGATGACGGTCTACAGTATGCTTCCTCAGGATGATGTGGCCAG aatTGAGAGTCTGGAGTTTCTGGATGAGAGGGAGCTCTTACAGCAGCTTCTTCAACACTACAGTATCTGCTGGGCCACTAAGGACAAGCTCAACCTGG GTCTGTCACAGCTGGGATTTTGA